The Arachis hypogaea cultivar Tifrunner chromosome 14, arahy.Tifrunner.gnm2.J5K5, whole genome shotgun sequence DNA window aaatagaatccgTCATTTACGTATTATCTTCATGAATATGTCCGCCAAAATTTATTCCTGACAATTCACTCTTTGCAAATTATACTACCGTACAAATTTTGCAAAACACCCTCACTTTGAATATTAAGGCATTACACCAAATCTTttgcaataactaaaaaaataaccaCATAAAGCATGCTCTATCCTATTTTGGAGTAAATCATTCTTATTggacacaaaaaaaataattagtggaACTAAGAATTTAAATATGGTCAATTTTATAGTATCTATCACTTAATAtctatattttatctaatttatcttttataataaattttaaaatttattaatttttatatttttaaaataaatattaactattttacttttattggCAATTAAACACTAAAAGGCATCATAACATTTAAATATATATCAAGCAAAAGGGTTTGTGTAGGGCTATAGGCAACTTTAAACAACAAATCTAAGGGCaagttacttaaataaatagaatagagaaaatatttaCTCAAATGTACAAAACTGGTTCTTGTTACCTGCATGTGCAAAAAGCCATTTCTATGTAATccgtggcaacccaccacggtttcaaaacgtgcataaaccgtggcaggtCCCAACGGATTATGGCCAAAAGATATAGAGTGTAAACCGTGGTAGGTCACCACGGTTTACTAAGGAGAGATGGCGTGCATAAACCGTGGagagtcaccacggtttatgaagaaactTGTTTGCACATAAAACCTTgtgggtcaccacggtttatgtgtGGTAAATAATGACCagaaaaccttgttaattttatgtccaagagacacaacttattttttattttttttattattcttgttaattttttataattatattttttattattatattttttatctcaaatttttttaatgaaaaaaatgagaataaattagattttcataatttgtttaaGTTTATCACCAAGCAGaattacaagaacacaaaattttgtgtctctgtccatcagtgtcttgtcctaTCCTATTTTCAGTGtcttattctattttgttgttgAAAACAAAGGCAGCCTAATAAATACACACTATATAGTacattttataaagaaaaaaaaatcatctatttctattgaatatttataataaaattttttcgtTCTCTTTATGTATTATTGACTAATATATACTATAAAATTTTTACAtgtattatcaattatttttttattatgtttatccctatttttcattttacactatatttaaatatttattatactataaaaaatattaatgaacataataaaataattacttattaataatttttagagTACTCATTAATAttcttataatataataaatattttttattttaaatttaacaaatactAATGTATCAATATACACTTATATGTGAATTTATTAAATCTATATAAAAGATTTAATCAATAAGCATGTTAATGAATATTAATATACCAATATtaacaagtaattattttattgtactcATTAATATGTTATAGTGTAATgaatctttattttataaatgaaaaaataaagatgaatatAATGAGAGAGGTCACCTTAAGCTTAAACGAACTTTTGACTAGTTTTTATAAGTTCGcctaagattttgaaaacttcataaaaattcaaaataaaaaataaaaacacagatTCCAAACATTAATGTttgtgtaatttatttttaaaaatatttttttattttataatagaaaaaaatccaaaaatttcatgATGTTTATTATTGgagtctaatttttttttaatttattttacataaaaaattttaaatattttaaatttattaaatttcatcattttaaattaaatattaatttttattttttagtaaatagaCATCAATTTTTTAAGCACTATAAAAATCATTTTCTTAATattatctgatttttttttctattatactCTTTCTATTATAAAAAACTGTTGTTGATAAGACATAATTTAAGATTCTGCTCATAAATTTATTGTGCTAATAAATTCATTTTCTATTGGACATaaaattaacaaggttttctGGCCATTATTTATCacacataaaccgtggtgacccacGAGGTTTTATGTGCAAACAAGTTTCTTTATAAACCGTGGAGTCTCCACGGTTTATGCACGTCATCTCTCCTTAGTAAACCGTGGTGACCTACCACGGTTTACACTCTATATCTTTTGGCCATAATCCGTTGGGACCTGTCACGGTTTATGCACGTTTtgaaaccgtggtgggttgccacggATTACATAGAAATGGCTTTTTGCACATGCAGGTAATAAGAACCAGTTTTGCACATTTgggtaaatattttttctattctatttatttaagtaacttGCCCCAAATCTAAtatcttttgtaattaaagcCTTAAGATTTAGGAATAGACAATGGATCATTATTGAGTGGAAAATAGGAAATGGGATCCTAAAGTCATACTAACAACTAACAGGCATGCATTTATGGAAATAAAAAGACCGTACGACAATAGACAAGGTTACTTGTCGGTGTGTTAAGTGTAGCTGGAATTGGTCCCTAACGTGTAAGATTAGACATTTTTCTTACTCACATTAATGAATTAACACTCAAAATCTTGTATTTCGAATTGAGATACTTTGACATGTTTACAATTATTTTGTTTCACTATTTTTCAGATCTTAATGTGACTCCTTTTTTAATATTCTCACTCATATCATGTGTTACCTTTAAATGAGGATGAACACTTCACCTTTTTATTATGGATAAtgctaggaagacaaaaaaaatagccagaacttgccttatttagcatttattaattgtcgcaacaattaatgaatgctaaataaagcatgttatggctgtttttggttgattttctttagttaccaaacattttcgtttattatatatatgtacaaaATAACATGTCtagcattattaattaattatcgagCTGTCTGCTGGTTGCGTTGTACAAGTGTAATTAGTTtgtcatatatttaataagaTTTGTCGATTTTCAGCTTTCGCTTTCCATGAATTTATGGAAAGATAATACTTGATTGTAAAGTTTGATTTAGTAAAATTCTTTAGAgcatcttattttatgttttgtaaataaaaaaattatgtacttgtatttattatttttaaaaattaagaatgcTTTCGTAAAAATGTGCTTTTTAAAATTGGTTTgtaactataaaaataaaaaaataactttatttattaataaatgttTAAATTATCATTATACTTTTTGTCTATTAtgatctatttaaattttaaaatttattttatcagaCACAATTATCATGACTTACGcaaaaatttatttctaatttgtcAAACATAAATACttcactttttaaaaaattatcttttaaaagccAGTTTCAATAAACtacttaaaaaaagtaaaaaacaaaaaactttaaaaaactagtGGTAGCCATACCAGCATCAATTCATTCAATTGTGATATTTTGATCCATACATAATTTATTATGTTACACTTTCCATGTTTTGTATAATTGCATCTATTATTACGAAAATGtatatataccttttttttttttgttcgagTATATATACCTTTTAAAATCCTAAGTACACAACACACCCACACACTCCTCACATATTTCATCACATTTTTCCTCAAttgcattttctagggtttgaaTCCTAAACCTTGAGGTGGGAGGGGGAGAAATGCCATTAGAGCCAAGGCTCATTGGCATGAGTATATATACCTTTTAAAATCAATGTATGTGCCTACATTGGGCCCAAAAAAGACAAAACAAGGAGTTAAGACAACTAACAAGGTTACTTGTTGGCCTTTTAAGCCTTAGCTGGAAATGGGTCCTGTTGTAAGTGTAGTTGTTAAATGTGAATACAATAGTCTTTTAGGTAAGGTCTAATAAAAGACCGAAAAAAAAACAGAGGTAAGGTCTAACGTGTCCATGTTAAGACATTTTGTGTACATTAATATGCTTCCAGGCAGAAAGATTCAGAATAGAGATatcaagaaaaagggaaaaaaattgaACATACAAATTTACATTACAACATCATGAACCAAAGTTTGTATAAAACAAAATCGCCCATAAAGTAGATATATACCAGATACAGATTTTTTCACAAAGTATATAATATTACAAATGACTTGGCTTCTACGCAACAGGAAAAGCTATATAAAGAATCCACACACTGCCACACAGTTTTAAATTATTGCATTCCATGAGTAACCTTTTGAGAACCCCTTATTAACTTAACCACTTTCAAAGGGATTGGCACATCAATATCatatgctaataataataatgataaatatatGAATTTTAATTTAAGATGATGAAGATTTGGAAGATGGGTTGAAGGGAACCTGCTCGGCGCATGAAAGAACCTCATTAGGCCCAGCTTGCTCTCTGCCAACACCAAGAAGGTCAAGGTAATAGAGGTAATGGGAAATGATAGTGTTCATTGGATCAATGTCACCTTGCCCGCAAACACTGTCTCCATAGAGAAGGTTCATTGTGGCTCCGAAACCGGGAGTTCGTTTCGCCAAGGTGTCGTTCTTGGTTGGCTTCCAATTGCCAACGAAGACGTCGTGGGCAGAGGGTTGTGCCTTCTTGACAGGAGTCATCCATCTATAGATTGCAGCCTGGAAGGCGAGGGTTGCATTCTGCTCAATGTATTCAGGATGGTTAAGTAGATCCGCCTTTATACCTTCTCCGATAGCACCATAATTGTAGTTCCTGCATTAACAATATGACTAAGTAGAACCTTCACATGCTATGCTAAACTGACTTCAATGAAAAATAACCAGACTCCTCCTCGCAAATCTAGTTAACTAACAATAAGAAATTTAAATGAATACGCACAAAATAGTTAAATCTTTAAAAGAAAACAGaaatttatcttcgagcaaaatCTTCGCATGCTTACTTAACATGATCACAGATTGTCAGTTGATAGAAACTAGACAAGGATACCACTATACCAGTAAAACCTTATGGATTTCGGTCTTTTGACGAGTTTGGAGTTTGGGATTGATGATAATCGGATTGATTCAGGAATGAGAAAGAAACTTTCAAGACTAGCAACTTGGAAGTCAATGAAAAGTAAGGCATCAATATCCAAaagaaggaaatataaatacCAGTAAATAGGAATGGCACCACGTCCGTAGTATTCAGCACCGGGGGCACAAGGGTATGTTAGTTTGTAGAAGTCATCACAGTATTTCTGACTTGGACTCATTTCGTGATTGTAACAAAGACCCCAGGCCAAAGGTCCTCCGGTAGCCACCCCATAACCACCTGGGAGACACCATTATGAGAATAATCAGATGATTGAAACAAATGTTCAAATTTGAATACAAGTAGATCATCCACATCATCATATACAAGCACGGCAACATAGATCCAAGTCAAATGACCGAGGAACTAACCTAATTGGTTTCTAGTCTACAAAATGCAGCTGTAGATGCCACTAAATGAACACCCCGAATTACGAAAACTCAGCGCCATCCCATTCCAAATCGGTTGCAATCAACCATTCCTTGAACACATGCAATCCCACCACAAAAAC harbors:
- the LOC112798078 gene encoding chitinase-like protein 1, which codes for MEVAKRHVVAFFIVVLAIVSVNGDLGDDSKLKVKYKHGKKYCDQGWECQGWSIFCCNLTITDYFQTYQFENLFSKRNIPMVAHAAGFWDYHSFITAAALFEPLGFGTTGNRTTQMKEIAAFLGHVGAKTSCGYGVATGGPLAWGLCYNHEMSPSQKYCDDFYKLTYPCAPGAEYYGRGAIPIYWNYNYGAIGEGIKADLLNHPEYIEQNATLAFQAAIYRWMTPVKKAQPSAHDVFVGNWKPTKNDTLAKRTPGFGATMNLLYGDSVCGQGDIDPMNTIISHYLYYLDLLGVGREQAGPNEVLSCAEQVPFNPSSKSSSS